The proteins below are encoded in one region of Spirochaetales bacterium:
- a CDS encoding ABC-2 family transporter protein: MVKKQTSLLLLYYHNIKNEIARAMQFRADFTVSLITSLAFSIISPITQFLIFRLTNGYPGWSVSEMIVFQGAYVLWTGFRETLFGGVRIFILQVVRKGDLDRILLKPFHSGGFILASGFRFESIGSIAAGIIVLVLAMPATGAAVTISGIIVFLVLIVCGTFLFMGVLLLFCAITVTGIFSGRISELIDRLLDYAGYPSEIYPGISRAV; this comes from the coding sequence ATGGTGAAAAAACAAACGAGTCTTCTGCTGTTGTATTACCACAATATCAAAAACGAGATCGCCCGCGCCATGCAGTTCCGGGCTGATTTCACGGTCAGTCTGATCACATCATTGGCCTTTTCCATAATCAGTCCGATTACCCAATTCCTCATCTTCCGGCTGACCAATGGATACCCCGGCTGGAGTGTTTCCGAGATGATCGTCTTCCAGGGGGCCTATGTGTTATGGACGGGATTCAGGGAGACCTTGTTCGGCGGGGTTCGTATCTTCATACTGCAGGTAGTACGAAAGGGGGACCTGGACAGAATCCTGCTCAAACCCTTTCATTCGGGGGGATTTATTTTGGCAAGCGGATTCAGGTTTGAAAGTATCGGCTCGATCGCGGCGGGTATTATTGTCCTGGTTCTGGCAATGCCCGCCACCGGTGCCGCCGTGACGATTTCGGGCATCATCGTGTTTCTGGTTCTCATTGTGTGTGGAACATTTCTCTTCATGGGAGTACTTCTCCTCTTCTGCGCCATTACGGTCACGGGTATTTTTTCAGGGAGGATCAGCGAACTTATCGACAGACTGCTCGACTACGCCGGGTACCCGTCCGAAATATATCCGGGGATATCGCGTGCGGT
- a CDS encoding ABC-2 family transporter protein translates to MKVFFTIIKIALKITARYRFTFLMSVIIHPVFMILGILVFSSLYRHAGTAMLAGFELAQMVWYLAGILFIWSAIWNSTDSHIAFKVLHGDLTQDLLRPLSIFKLELGMAIGHRTQAFLLEFLPDMIILPLIYFPSFMTIWSVLKFIPVLIGAFLIFFHINFLIGLLSFVMKTTKAIASIRYILVATMGGGWLPLDFYPPAFNAINRYLPFQYIFYQPLRVMLNTTPTQSPEGYLTIIGVQAAWIIGLHILTRVLWFGAYRKYCAVGG, encoded by the coding sequence ATGAAGGTATTTTTTACCATTATCAAGATCGCGCTAAAAATAACCGCCCGGTACCGGTTCACATTTCTCATGTCCGTGATCATACACCCCGTTTTCATGATACTGGGAATTCTGGTTTTTTCCAGTCTTTACCGCCATGCCGGCACGGCGATGCTTGCGGGATTTGAACTCGCTCAGATGGTATGGTATCTTGCGGGAATACTCTTTATCTGGTCGGCCATCTGGAACAGCACGGACTCACACATCGCGTTCAAAGTCCTGCACGGAGATTTGACCCAGGACCTCCTCCGTCCCCTTTCCATTTTCAAACTCGAACTGGGCATGGCCATCGGGCACCGGACACAGGCCTTTCTTCTCGAGTTTTTGCCCGACATGATAATCCTCCCGCTCATCTATTTCCCCTCGTTCATGACAATCTGGTCAGTCCTGAAATTCATACCGGTCCTCATCGGGGCGTTCCTCATCTTTTTTCATATCAATTTTCTCATCGGGCTTCTGAGTTTTGTCATGAAGACCACGAAAGCCATCGCATCGATACGGTATATTCTCGTTGCAACGATGGGCGGCGGGTGGCTCCCGCTCGATTTCTATCCCCCCGCCTTTAACGCGATCAACAGGTATCTGCCCTTCCAGTATATCTTTTACCAGCCCCTCCGCGTCATGCTCAATACGACTCCCACACAATCCCCCGAAGGCTATCTCACCATTATCGGGGTTCAGGCCGCATGGATCATCGGACTCCACATCCTTACCCGGGTGTTGTGGTTCGGGGCATACCGCAAGTATTGCGCGGTCGGAGGATAA